One part of the Xiphophorus maculatus strain JP 163 A chromosome 1, X_maculatus-5.0-male, whole genome shotgun sequence genome encodes these proteins:
- the stk35 gene encoding serine/threonine-protein kinase 35, producing the protein MDICDGKRRRKVSGGVRGCRRSVAAKMKREAVKVLRSLSVGNNNRRAEAMDEEDDEDCFSISFLRSDPSRPAAAVSPRYSLLREVGRGSYGVVYEAVARRTGARVAVKRLQCDAPENVELALAEFWALTSLENRHQNVVQLEECVLQRNGLAQKMSHGNKKSKQYLRLVETSLKGERILGYPEEPCYLWFVMEFCEGGDLNQYILSRRPDPQTNSSFMLQLTSAIAFLHKNNIVHRDLKPDNILISQKSGSPVLKVADFGLSKVCAGLTSKTSEEDPTVRAGGKGSNQYNTVNINKFWLSSACGSDFYMAPEVWEGHYTAKADIFALGIIIWAMVERITFIDAESKRELLGTYVRQGSEIIPVGEALLENPKMILHIPQKARSSMTEGVKKLLLDMLAVNPQDRPDALQLETRMDQVTFAA; encoded by the exons ATGGATATATGCGAcgggaagagaagaagaaaggtaAGCGGCGGCGTGCGGGGCTGCAGGCGCAGCGTGGCCGCCAAGATGAAGCGGGAGGCGGTGAAGGTCCTCCGCTCCCTCTCAGTGGGGAACAACAACAGGCGTGCTGAGGCCATGGACGAGGAAGACGACGAGGACTGCTTCTCCATTTCCTTCCTCCGGAGTGACCCCTCCAGGCCGGCGGCGGCCGTGTCTCCGCGGTACAGCCTGCTGCGGGAGGTGGGCCGGGGAAGCTACGGGGTGGTGTACGAGGCCGTGGCCCGGAGAACAGGGGCCAGGGTTGCGGTGAAGAGGCTCCAGTGCGACGCCCCAGAAAACGTCGAACTGGCACTGGCCGAGTTCTGGGCCCTGACGAGCCTAGAGAACCGACACCAGAATGTGGTTCAACTAGAGGAGTGCGTGCTGCAGCGGAACGGCCTGGCCCAGAAGATGAGCCACGGCAACAAGAAGTCCAAGCAGTACCTGCGGCTAGTGGAGACCTCCCTCAAAG GTGAGCGCATCCTGGGTTACCCAGAGGAGCCATGCTACCTTTGGTTCGTTATGGAGTTCTGCGAAGGTGGGGACCTCAACCAGTACATCTTGTCTCGGCGACCCGACCCCCAGACCAACAGCAGCTTCATGCTCCAGCTAACAAGTGCCATTGCTTTCCTTCACAAGAACAACATTGTCCACCGGGATCTGAAGCCAGACAACATTCTCATCTCGCAGAAATCTGGTTCACCTGTACTTAAGGTAGCAGACTTTGGCCTCAGTAAGGTTTGTGCTGGACTAACCTCCAAGACCAGTGAAGAAGATCCTACAGTAAGAGCTGGTGGCAAAGGGAGCAACCAGTACAACACTGTCAACATCAACAAGTTCTGGTTATCGTCAGCTTGCGGCTCAGACTTCTACATGGCCCCGGAGGTTTGGGAGGGCCACTACACAGCTAAAGCTGACATCTTTGCCCTTGGCATCATCATTTGGGCAATGGTCGAACGAATCACGTTCATTGATGCAGAGTCGAAGCGTGAACTACTGGGCACGTACGTTCGACAGGGCTCTGAGATCATTCCTGTTGGGGAAGCTCTGCTGGAGAACCCCAAGATGATTCTGCACATCCCTCAGAAGGCCAGGAGCTCTATGACTGAAGGGGTAAAGAAACTCCTTCTGGACATGCTTGCAGTAAACCCTCAGGACCGACCAGATGCTCTCCAACTGGAAACACGAATGGATCAAGTCACTTTTGCTGCATGA